One region of Natronorubrum aibiense genomic DNA includes:
- a CDS encoding dicarboxylate/amino acid:cation symporter: protein MSTIASTSRTVWDRYRSVPIIYRISLAFILGTAVGAIGGERAAIVSPLGDLFLRLLEMLIIPLIVFTLLGGMRRLTPSKLGKVGGLTVALYAATTTVAAVIGLAVANLFDPGTAVEFTGGEAQQAEPPTVSEVILGIVPANPLAALVEGDILATIFVVIVFGLALTIVRESTTEETTEDAIDGFFAFIDAGTEALFKVVWGVMEYGVIGVFALMAAAIGTEGLGAIVQLGALVAVIAVGIAVHMSVTYLGVMTMGILGQSPLAFLNGAKDAMVTAFTIRSSSGTLPVTITNAEENMRIDESVYGFGLPLGATINMDGAAIRQAVTVVFAANMVGVSLGLADQVIVLATVILISIGTAGVPGAGLIMLTVILNAVGLPLEIVGFVAGVDPILGRIATTNNVTGDLAVASVVGKWTDGIDLTDGVWSDVPTDQPDDAVATSD from the coding sequence ATGAGCACTATCGCTTCCACGTCGCGAACCGTCTGGGATCGGTATCGATCCGTTCCGATCATCTACCGCATCTCGCTCGCGTTCATCCTCGGCACTGCCGTCGGCGCGATCGGCGGCGAACGGGCCGCCATCGTCTCGCCGCTGGGCGATCTCTTCTTGCGCTTACTCGAGATGCTGATCATCCCCCTGATCGTTTTCACGTTACTGGGCGGGATGCGACGGCTGACGCCGTCAAAACTCGGCAAGGTCGGTGGGCTGACCGTCGCGCTCTACGCCGCGACAACGACGGTCGCAGCCGTGATCGGCCTCGCGGTCGCGAACCTGTTCGATCCCGGCACGGCCGTGGAGTTCACCGGCGGCGAAGCCCAGCAGGCCGAACCGCCGACTGTCTCTGAGGTCATCCTCGGAATCGTCCCTGCGAACCCGCTCGCCGCGCTGGTCGAGGGCGACATTCTGGCGACGATCTTCGTCGTGATCGTCTTCGGGTTGGCGCTGACGATCGTCCGCGAGTCGACGACCGAGGAGACAACCGAGGACGCGATCGACGGCTTCTTCGCGTTCATCGACGCCGGCACCGAGGCCCTGTTCAAGGTCGTCTGGGGCGTTATGGAGTACGGCGTCATCGGCGTCTTCGCGCTGATGGCGGCCGCCATCGGCACCGAGGGACTGGGTGCAATCGTCCAACTCGGCGCGCTCGTCGCGGTCATCGCGGTCGGCATCGCCGTCCACATGAGCGTCACCTACCTCGGCGTAATGACCATGGGCATCCTCGGCCAGTCGCCGCTGGCGTTTCTCAACGGCGCGAAAGACGCGATGGTGACGGCGTTTACGATCCGCTCCTCGAGCGGCACCCTTCCGGTGACGATCACCAACGCGGAGGAGAACATGCGCATCGACGAGTCGGTCTACGGCTTCGGCCTGCCCCTTGGGGCGACGATCAATATGGACGGCGCGGCGATCAGACAGGCCGTCACGGTCGTCTTCGCTGCCAACATGGTCGGTGTCTCGCTGGGACTTGCCGATCAGGTGATCGTCCTGGCGACCGTTATCCTGATCAGCATCGGCACGGCCGGCGTCCCCGGTGCCGGGCTCATCATGCTCACCGTCATTCTAAACGCCGTTGGCCTGCCCCTCGAGATCGTCGGCTTCGTCGCCGGCGTCGATCCGATCCTCGGCCGGATTGCGACGACGAACAACGTGACCGGGGATCTCGCCGTCGCCTCGGTCGTCGGCAAGTGGACCGACGGGATCGACCTCACCGACGGAGTCTGGAGTGACGTCCCGACCGACCAGCCCGACGACGCCGTTGCGACGTCAGACTGA
- a CDS encoding site-2 protease family protein produces the protein MDYGLPAVVSVPELFGSELATWAAVGLFVYWLGVIALQRADLLPEYVGTQGPILTFHTKRGRDFLDRLAGPKRFWRAWANLGVGIAIVVMVAMFVLLLLAAISAVTSPQPSGSAVQQPRNVVPFPGVNDFLPLSATPGIVVGLLVGLVVHEGGHGLLCRVEDIGIESMGVAMLAIIPFGAFVEPDQESSQNASRGGQTRMFAAGVTNNFAVTLLVFAILFGPIAGSIAVAPGAAVGGVAPNSSADAAGIEPNDRITAVDGEAVETNDDLADRLEAASGEEVTIELNEEETVAVDRSLLVTTAMDDGPVGVSAGDKIVAVNGQQVATERAFFEAVDDDERVTLTVETESGERDEHEVPIGAAVDVSDDGPLQTATGSIDEPFVITSFDGERTRSYEELSALLEDSEAGDEVTIVGYVGDDRQEYEVTLGEHPNEDSGFLGIFANPGISGFEVSDIGVQLYPAGEYLSILGGDGGDGGATDSFFGKIGLAIFLPVIGVIGLLPFNFAGFTGGIENFYEVQGTLATLGDSTVFILANLLFWTGWINVQLGFFNCIPAFPLDGGHILRTSTEAVVSRLPIEATRGHVRTVTTTIGLTMLVSFMTMLFVPFLL, from the coding sequence ATGGATTACGGTCTCCCCGCAGTCGTCTCGGTTCCCGAACTCTTCGGCTCTGAGCTTGCGACGTGGGCCGCTGTTGGCCTGTTCGTCTACTGGCTCGGGGTTATCGCACTCCAGCGAGCCGACCTCCTGCCGGAGTACGTCGGGACGCAGGGCCCGATTCTCACCTTCCACACGAAACGCGGACGTGACTTTCTCGACCGACTCGCAGGCCCCAAACGATTCTGGCGTGCCTGGGCAAATCTCGGTGTCGGCATCGCGATCGTCGTGATGGTGGCCATGTTCGTCCTTCTCCTCCTCGCGGCGATTTCCGCGGTGACATCCCCGCAACCGAGCGGTTCGGCCGTCCAGCAGCCCCGGAACGTCGTTCCGTTCCCCGGCGTCAACGACTTCCTCCCGCTGTCCGCGACGCCCGGGATCGTCGTCGGCCTCCTCGTCGGCCTCGTCGTCCACGAGGGCGGCCATGGCCTGCTCTGTCGCGTCGAAGACATCGGTATCGAATCGATGGGCGTCGCGATGCTCGCGATCATCCCCTTCGGCGCGTTCGTCGAACCCGATCAAGAGAGCAGTCAAAACGCTTCGAGAGGCGGCCAGACTCGCATGTTTGCCGCCGGCGTGACGAACAACTTCGCGGTGACGCTGCTCGTGTTCGCGATCCTCTTCGGACCGATCGCTGGTTCGATCGCCGTCGCACCCGGCGCTGCCGTCGGCGGCGTTGCACCCAACTCCTCGGCCGACGCCGCAGGGATCGAACCGAACGATCGGATCACCGCCGTCGACGGCGAGGCCGTCGAGACGAACGACGACCTCGCGGATCGCCTCGAGGCCGCATCCGGCGAGGAGGTTACGATCGAACTCAACGAGGAAGAGACCGTCGCAGTCGATCGATCGTTGCTCGTCACGACCGCGATGGACGACGGTCCGGTCGGCGTCTCGGCGGGTGACAAGATCGTCGCGGTCAACGGCCAGCAGGTCGCGACCGAGCGCGCCTTCTTCGAGGCCGTCGACGACGACGAACGCGTTACGCTGACGGTCGAGACCGAGTCCGGCGAGCGAGACGAGCACGAGGTACCGATCGGTGCCGCTGTCGACGTCAGCGACGACGGGCCGCTCCAGACTGCCACTGGATCGATCGACGAGCCGTTCGTCATCACATCGTTCGACGGCGAGCGAACGCGCTCCTACGAGGAACTCAGCGCGCTGCTCGAGGACAGCGAGGCAGGCGATGAGGTGACGATCGTGGGCTATGTCGGCGACGACCGCCAGGAGTACGAAGTGACACTCGGCGAGCACCCGAACGAGGACAGCGGCTTCCTCGGGATCTTTGCCAACCCCGGAATCTCCGGCTTCGAAGTCAGTGATATCGGGGTCCAACTCTACCCGGCCGGCGAGTATCTGTCGATTCTCGGCGGTGACGGCGGCGACGGTGGGGCGACCGACTCCTTCTTCGGGAAGATCGGGCTGGCGATCTTCCTCCCGGTCATCGGCGTCATCGGCCTCTTGCCGTTCAACTTCGCCGGCTTCACCGGCGGGATCGAGAACTTCTACGAGGTGCAGGGGACGCTCGCCACACTCGGCGACAGCACGGTGTTTATCCTCGCGAACCTGCTGTTCTGGACCGGCTGGATCAACGTCCAGCTCGGCTTTTTCAACTGTATTCCGGCGTTCCCGCTCGATGGGGGGCACATCCTGCGAACGAGCACCGAAGCCGTCGTCTCGAGGTTGCCCATCGAGGCGACCCGCGGCCACGTCCGAACGGTGACGACGACGATCGGGCTGACGATGCTCGTCAGTTTCATGACGATGCTGTTCGTCCCGTTCCTGCTCTGA
- a CDS encoding DUF5611 family protein, translating to MKEYKMRRGEYLEERIPDMEATIEDYFGPITGTEEYKGSELYVIGEPDNPVFEKVVAGAVEYSGKKDKLGVEFYERDPTELGPDELEAAGEAVDAKNDFLLEATGRDAKSRRESMKRQVEDDPDHDF from the coding sequence ATGAAAGAGTACAAGATGCGCCGCGGTGAGTATCTCGAGGAGCGAATCCCCGATATGGAAGCCACCATCGAGGACTACTTCGGCCCGATCACGGGCACAGAAGAGTACAAAGGGAGCGAGCTCTACGTCATCGGCGAGCCCGACAATCCCGTCTTCGAGAAGGTCGTTGCCGGGGCCGTCGAGTATTCCGGGAAAAAGGACAAACTCGGCGTCGAGTTCTACGAGCGCGATCCCACCGAGCTCGGTCCCGATGAACTCGAGGCCGCCGGTGAGGCCGTCGACGCGAAAAACGACTTCTTGCTCGAGGCGACGGGTCGCGACGCCAAGTCCCGCCGCGAGTCGATGAAACGCCAGGTCGAAGACGACCCGGATCACGACTTCTAA
- a CDS encoding DUF6432 family protein, giving the protein MRAKREYRDRESTEVAVLDELVDRADDGMTVFELRAAVEEDIDHLEQALSTLKEDELIVVESDHTETVIKPDERVIPDITSDENDEQTIGEWLRERLPF; this is encoded by the coding sequence ATGAGAGCAAAGCGGGAGTACCGGGATCGGGAATCGACCGAGGTGGCGGTACTCGACGAACTCGTCGATCGGGCCGATGACGGGATGACCGTCTTCGAACTCCGTGCCGCCGTCGAAGAGGACATCGACCACCTCGAGCAGGCCCTCTCGACGCTCAAAGAAGACGAGCTGATCGTCGTCGAGTCCGATCACACCGAAACCGTCATCAAACCCGACGAACGGGTGATCCCCGACATCACGTCCGACGAAAACGACGAGCAGACTATCGGGGAGTGGCTCCGCGAGCGGTTGCCCTTTTGA
- a CDS encoding FAD-binding oxidoreductase, protein MAATTTPVDDGAIDGFGEGLHGELLRPEDPNYDETRAIWNGMIDRRPALIARAMGVSDVIAAVNFAREQDVVLAIRGAGHNIAGNAVCNDGLMLDLSAMRSVQVDPEGKTARVEPGATLADVDHETQAFGLATPLGINSTTGVAGLTLGGGFGWLTRTYGMTVDNLRSVDIVTADGTLRHASEDENEELFWGVRGGGGNFGVVTAFEFDLHEVGPEVLAGLVVYHGADAPDVLRHVRDFNETAPDESAVWMVLRKAPPLPFLPEEIHGEDILVVVPFYAGDVAEGENVLAPIREYGEPIADVVSPHQYAEFQQTFDPLLTEGSRNYWKSHNFGTLSDEAIETAIEYAQELPSPQSEIFFGQLGGAMKRIPADATAYPHRDAEYAMNVHTRWEDPADDNRCIAWARAFFDAMAPHATGGVYMNFISEDEGEENLAYGTNQQRLAEVKAAYDPKNLFRMNQNVKPAT, encoded by the coding sequence ATGGCAGCCACTACCACACCCGTAGACGACGGTGCAATAGACGGATTCGGCGAGGGGCTTCACGGTGAGTTGCTCCGTCCCGAGGATCCGAACTACGACGAGACGCGAGCAATCTGGAACGGCATGATCGACCGACGGCCGGCACTCATCGCTCGAGCGATGGGTGTCTCGGACGTAATCGCGGCGGTGAACTTCGCCCGGGAGCAAGACGTGGTGCTCGCGATTCGCGGTGCCGGACACAACATCGCGGGGAACGCGGTCTGTAACGACGGCCTAATGCTCGACCTCTCTGCGATGCGGTCGGTGCAGGTCGATCCGGAAGGGAAGACGGCTCGAGTCGAGCCGGGGGCGACCCTCGCCGACGTCGACCACGAGACGCAGGCGTTCGGGCTGGCGACGCCACTGGGAATCAACTCGACGACCGGCGTCGCGGGACTGACGCTCGGCGGCGGATTCGGTTGGCTCACTCGTACGTACGGCATGACCGTGGACAACCTGCGGTCGGTCGACATCGTCACCGCCGACGGCACGCTGCGTCACGCGAGTGAGGACGAGAACGAGGAGTTGTTCTGGGGCGTTCGTGGCGGCGGCGGCAACTTCGGTGTCGTCACCGCCTTCGAGTTCGACCTCCACGAGGTCGGGCCGGAGGTCCTCGCCGGATTGGTCGTCTACCACGGCGCGGATGCACCAGACGTCCTCCGACACGTGCGGGACTTCAACGAAACGGCACCGGACGAGTCTGCCGTCTGGATGGTCCTGCGCAAGGCACCACCGCTTCCGTTCCTCCCGGAGGAAATCCACGGTGAGGACATCCTCGTCGTGGTTCCGTTCTACGCCGGTGACGTGGCAGAAGGCGAAAACGTGCTCGCCCCGATCCGGGAGTACGGCGAGCCGATCGCCGATGTCGTCAGTCCACACCAGTACGCCGAGTTCCAGCAAACGTTCGATCCACTGCTCACCGAGGGATCCCGGAACTACTGGAAGTCACACAATTTCGGGACGCTCTCGGACGAGGCCATCGAGACGGCAATCGAGTACGCACAGGAGTTGCCGTCGCCGCAGTCCGAGATCTTTTTCGGACAACTCGGCGGCGCGATGAAACGCATCCCGGCGGACGCGACGGCCTACCCACACCGGGATGCGGAGTACGCGATGAACGTCCACACGCGCTGGGAGGATCCAGCGGATGACAACCGCTGTATCGCCTGGGCTCGAGCATTCTTCGATGCTATGGCCCCGCACGCGACCGGCGGCGTCTACATGAACTTCATCAGTGAGGACGAAGGCGAGGAAAACCTCGCCTACGGGACAAACCAGCAACGGCTGGCCGAGGTCAAGGCCGCGTACGATCCGAAGAACCTGTTCCGGATGAACCAGAACGTCAAGCCGGCGACGTAA
- a CDS encoding DUF7093 family protein, with amino-acid sequence MVLRCSLLGHDYGETDVEREREERGSEVVVTVQEYEECIRCGERNVISENTEITSLSMETAASRPTESDPEPNTTATADAAETVETPPDEAADSGDGDDAEFIDADAADTEFIDDSKVGSAESADIAFDGDDEDDDFDVPTDENGEPVTDDGEILDDSESQPDRDREHGEWPESEDVGPPVGAADEPTAWPDDDSDPDDVDAAATEADRTDAEVTDDAIVLEDDTGAAPGESAAATEARTLTTEPPTADSSDDERTETPVESDAGSGIERAGSAPVPGESTADQSDVPTELYCPRCEYVAAGARTSLRTGDICPDCRKGYLGKRERR; translated from the coding sequence ATGGTCCTGCGATGTTCGTTGCTCGGACACGACTACGGCGAAACCGACGTCGAACGCGAGCGCGAAGAACGGGGCAGTGAGGTCGTCGTCACCGTCCAGGAGTACGAGGAGTGTATCCGCTGTGGCGAGCGAAACGTCATCAGCGAGAACACCGAGATCACGAGTCTCTCCATGGAGACGGCCGCCTCACGGCCCACCGAATCCGATCCCGAGCCAAACACGACCGCGACAGCCGACGCTGCTGAAACGGTCGAAACACCCCCGGATGAAGCCGCCGACTCCGGCGACGGCGACGATGCCGAGTTCATCGACGCCGACGCAGCGGACACCGAGTTCATCGACGATTCCAAGGTCGGGTCTGCCGAGTCGGCCGACATCGCCTTCGACGGCGACGATGAGGACGACGACTTCGACGTTCCAACCGACGAAAACGGCGAGCCTGTGACCGACGACGGCGAAATCTTAGACGACTCCGAGTCCCAGCCCGACCGCGACCGCGAACACGGGGAGTGGCCGGAGTCAGAAGACGTCGGCCCACCGGTTGGCGCGGCTGACGAACCGACAGCGTGGCCGGACGACGACTCGGACCCCGATGACGTCGACGCAGCCGCCACAGAAGCCGACCGCACGGACGCTGAGGTAACCGACGATGCGATCGTCCTCGAGGACGACACGGGCGCTGCACCGGGCGAATCGGCTGCCGCAACGGAGGCCCGAACGCTCACGACGGAGCCGCCGACGGCTGACTCGAGCGACGACGAACGCACCGAGACGCCGGTGGAGAGCGACGCCGGTAGCGGCATCGAGCGCGCGGGGTCGGCACCGGTCCCCGGCGAAAGCACCGCCGACCAGTCGGACGTGCCGACCGAACTGTACTGCCCACGGTGTGAGTACGTCGCGGCTGGTGCCCGGACCTCGCTACGCACCGGCGACATCTGTCCTGACTGTCGAAAGGGCTACCTCGGCAAACGAGAGCGGCGCTGA
- a CDS encoding heme-binding protein yields the protein MERRQPPQTEEGWYVLHDFRSIDWDAWRNAPERRRERAIEEGREYLSTAESVADADEGDSATFAVLGHKADLLVLHLRPTLGDIDALERRFEHTALAEFTERADSYLSVTEVSGYMSQEYFEEGETADTGIANYIESRLKPEIPDTDFLSFYPMSKRRGPDHNWYELPFDERADYLSNHGEIGKDYAGRVTQIISGSVGLDDYEWGITLFGDDPTDVKELLYEMRFDPSSSRFAEFGRFLSARRMSPADLSAFLAGERVPQDDADSAHGHPHGHGESGDHGHAHGDSDGHHGDDDDVRSELDDMGVYAGQPHGEDVHAVVLYSEADTDDLFEEVDGLRTNFDHYDTHVKTAVYEPRDDDSEAAVVSLWDTERAANTAAGFLADLPEVVRQAGDDEDDSWGTMGMFYTVKPDHRGDFTGVFDDAEALLADMDGHRKTDLLVNREDENDMFIASRWDSREDAMQFFRSDAFSDAVEFGRDVLDDRPRHVFLA from the coding sequence ATGGAACGACGACAGCCGCCACAGACCGAAGAGGGCTGGTACGTCCTGCACGACTTCCGGTCGATCGACTGGGACGCTTGGCGTAACGCACCCGAGCGTCGCCGCGAGCGAGCGATCGAGGAGGGACGCGAGTACCTCTCGACCGCCGAATCCGTCGCGGACGCCGACGAGGGCGACTCGGCGACGTTCGCCGTCCTCGGGCATAAGGCCGATTTGCTCGTCCTCCACCTGCGGCCGACGCTCGGCGACATCGACGCACTCGAGCGACGGTTCGAACACACGGCACTCGCCGAGTTCACCGAGCGCGCCGACTCGTATCTGTCGGTGACGGAGGTCTCGGGCTACATGTCTCAGGAGTACTTCGAGGAGGGCGAAACCGCCGATACCGGGATCGCCAACTACATCGAATCTCGACTCAAACCCGAGATTCCGGACACTGACTTCCTCAGTTTCTACCCGATGAGCAAGCGCCGGGGCCCCGACCACAACTGGTACGAACTGCCGTTCGACGAACGTGCCGACTACCTCTCGAATCACGGCGAGATCGGTAAAGACTACGCCGGCCGGGTCACCCAGATCATCTCCGGCAGCGTTGGTCTCGACGACTACGAGTGGGGCATCACCCTCTTTGGCGACGATCCAACCGACGTCAAGGAACTGCTCTACGAGATGCGCTTCGATCCCTCGAGTTCGCGCTTCGCCGAGTTCGGCCGGTTCCTCTCGGCCCGCCGGATGTCTCCGGCCGACCTCAGTGCGTTCCTCGCCGGCGAGCGAGTGCCACAGGACGACGCTGACAGCGCCCACGGCCATCCACACGGCCACGGCGAGTCCGGCGATCACGGGCACGCTCACGGCGACTCCGACGGTCACCACGGCGACGACGATGACGTCCGGAGCGAACTCGATGACATGGGCGTCTACGCTGGCCAGCCACACGGCGAGGACGTCCACGCGGTCGTGCTCTACTCCGAAGCCGACACTGACGACCTGTTCGAGGAGGTCGACGGGCTGCGAACGAACTTCGATCACTACGATACGCACGTCAAGACGGCCGTCTATGAGCCTCGAGACGACGACAGCGAGGCCGCAGTCGTCAGCCTTTGGGACACCGAACGCGCCGCGAACACGGCCGCCGGATTCCTCGCTGACCTCCCCGAAGTCGTCCGGCAGGCGGGCGACGACGAGGACGATTCGTGGGGCACCATGGGCATGTTCTACACCGTAAAGCCGGACCACCGCGGGGACTTCACCGGTGTGTTCGACGATGCTGAAGCGTTGCTCGCCGACATGGACGGTCACCGCAAGACCGACCTGCTGGTCAACCGTGAGGACGAAAACGACATGTTCATCGCCAGCCGCTGGGACTCCCGTGAGGACGCGATGCAGTTCTTCCGCAGTGACGCCTTCTCGGATGCCGTCGAATTCGGTCGCGATGTCCTCGACGACCGACCACGACACGTCTTCCTCGCCTGA
- the ygfZ gene encoding CAF17-like 4Fe-4S cluster assembly/insertion protein YgfZ — translation MSVIESVHTDHGATFGDRDGRTIVEHFGRPERTHLAVRNGVGLLELAYGVVVVEGDDRLEYVDNVVSNRVPTEDGQGCYALVLDPQGGIEVELYVYNAGERLLLFTPPAEAQPLAEEWSEKIFIQDVEIRVATDDYAIFGIHGPKATEKIASVLNGAASPDQRYSFVRGTMGDEGVSVIRTDALTGEESYEVICAADDAEAVYDTLLNQGLNAAPFGYRTFESLALEAGSPLFDTELEGTLPNVLGLRTALDFEKGCYVGQEVVSRVENRGQPSRKLVGLTLETDDDAAVPESGAAVFDGDASVGEVTRAGESPSLETVIALALVDYGLESEALTVRVGGEEMPATVTALPFVEGSDQSGRLPDYQ, via the coding sequence ATGAGCGTCATCGAGTCAGTCCATACCGACCACGGCGCGACGTTCGGCGACCGCGACGGGCGAACGATCGTCGAACATTTCGGACGGCCCGAGCGAACGCATCTCGCGGTTCGCAACGGTGTCGGCCTTCTCGAACTCGCCTACGGCGTGGTCGTCGTCGAGGGCGATGATCGCCTCGAGTACGTCGACAACGTCGTCTCGAACCGCGTCCCCACCGAAGACGGACAGGGCTGTTACGCGCTCGTCCTCGATCCACAGGGCGGGATCGAGGTCGAACTCTATGTCTACAACGCTGGCGAGCGACTGTTGCTCTTTACGCCGCCGGCCGAAGCTCAACCGCTGGCCGAGGAGTGGTCCGAGAAAATCTTCATTCAGGACGTCGAGATTCGGGTTGCGACCGACGACTACGCGATCTTCGGGATTCATGGTCCCAAGGCGACGGAAAAGATCGCTAGCGTCCTCAACGGAGCTGCCTCGCCCGACCAGCGCTACTCGTTCGTCCGCGGGACGATGGGCGACGAGGGCGTCTCCGTCATCCGAACCGACGCCCTCACCGGTGAAGAGAGCTACGAGGTCATCTGCGCGGCCGACGACGCCGAGGCCGTTTACGATACCCTCTTGAATCAGGGGTTGAACGCCGCCCCCTTCGGCTACCGAACCTTCGAGAGTCTCGCGCTCGAGGCCGGCTCACCGCTCTTTGACACGGAACTCGAGGGAACGCTCCCGAACGTCCTCGGCCTGCGAACCGCCCTCGACTTCGAGAAGGGCTGTTACGTCGGTCAGGAGGTCGTCTCCCGCGTCGAGAACCGTGGCCAGCCCAGCCGGAAACTCGTCGGCCTGACGCTCGAGACGGACGACGACGCCGCGGTCCCTGAATCCGGCGCAGCCGTCTTCGACGGCGACGCGTCCGTCGGCGAGGTTACGCGGGCTGGCGAGAGCCCATCACTCGAGACGGTCATCGCGCTCGCGCTCGTCGACTACGGCCTCGAAAGCGAGGCGCTGACGGTTCGTGTTGGCGGCGAGGAGATGCCCGCCACCGTCACCGCGTTGCCGTTCGTCGAGGGCTCGGATCAGTCGGGCCGACTGCCCGACTATCAGTAG
- a CDS encoding TIGR00341 family protein gives MRYLEVTVPKGKRQAVIDILEDEGIEYVVSDETSGRGYTAVVRFPLPTRAVEPVLDRLRQAGISEDASVVVIDAETVISEEFSTLREQYSHGGQAGSRTSRQVLRTKADELTPPFPIYAVMLLISAVVATAGLLADSPAVVIGAMVIAPLLGPALAANVGIVTGDDRLKSTGFSYQIVGVTMVIVASIALAAIARLAGLEPAGVDIVVATELQERVAPNLFSLAVALGAGIAGILSLTRGFSEAIVGVMIAAALIPPSAAVGITVAWGMYGAATGAAVLVIVNVLSINLAALATLWIAGYRPQGLFEVSPTRTPTYTYAAIFGIALLVLAAPLAGITLLDFHTTELESVAEEEAEAVLADPQYETREVDDVVVELDGNYPIQSVDRIVITVTGRTPGPEPGLAERLHTAISQHSDESLVVEVQYIVAEQHGDTGD, from the coding sequence ATGCGCTATCTGGAGGTGACGGTCCCGAAAGGGAAACGACAGGCTGTCATCGACATTCTCGAGGACGAAGGCATCGAGTACGTCGTCAGCGACGAAACCAGTGGTCGGGGATACACCGCAGTCGTCCGGTTTCCACTGCCGACGCGGGCCGTCGAACCGGTGCTCGATCGGCTCAGGCAGGCCGGAATCAGCGAGGATGCAAGCGTCGTCGTGATCGACGCCGAGACGGTGATCTCCGAGGAGTTTTCGACGCTTCGAGAGCAGTATAGTCACGGCGGACAGGCTGGTTCGCGCACCTCGAGGCAGGTCCTGCGAACGAAAGCCGACGAACTCACGCCGCCGTTTCCGATCTACGCCGTCATGTTGCTCATCAGCGCTGTCGTCGCCACCGCCGGGCTGCTCGCCGACTCGCCGGCAGTCGTGATCGGCGCGATGGTCATCGCACCGCTGCTCGGGCCGGCGCTCGCCGCCAACGTCGGCATCGTCACCGGCGACGACCGGCTCAAATCGACCGGGTTCAGCTACCAGATCGTCGGGGTGACGATGGTGATCGTCGCCTCGATCGCCCTCGCCGCGATCGCCCGGCTCGCGGGACTCGAACCTGCCGGCGTCGACATCGTCGTCGCCACCGAACTCCAAGAGCGGGTCGCGCCGAATCTGTTCTCGCTCGCGGTCGCACTCGGGGCCGGGATCGCCGGCATTCTGAGTCTCACGCGGGGGTTTTCGGAGGCGATCGTCGGTGTGATGATCGCCGCTGCACTGATCCCGCCGTCGGCCGCGGTCGGCATCACCGTCGCCTGGGGGATGTACGGCGCGGCGACCGGGGCCGCCGTGCTCGTGATCGTCAACGTCCTCTCGATCAACCTCGCTGCGCTGGCGACCCTGTGGATCGCCGGCTACCGCCCGCAGGGGTTGTTCGAGGTGTCACCGACCCGCACGCCGACGTACACCTACGCGGCGATCTTCGGGATCGCGCTGCTGGTGTTGGCGGCCCCGTTGGCTGGCATCACTCTGCTCGATTTCCACACGACCGAACTCGAGTCGGTTGCCGAGGAGGAAGCCGAGGCAGTGCTCGCCGACCCACAGTACGAGACCCGCGAGGTCGACGACGTCGTGGTCGAACTCGACGGCAACTATCCGATCCAGTCGGTCGACCGGATCGTCATCACGGTCACCGGACGGACACCGGGACCGGAGCCGGGGCTCGCCGAGCGGCTCCACACGGCGATCAGCCAACATAGCGACGAGTCACTGGTCGTCGAGGTCCAGTACATCGTCGCCGAGCAACACGGCGACACTGGTGACTGA